One segment of bacterium DNA contains the following:
- a CDS encoding RDD family protein: MIDTVHFVQTPEGVELELRVAGPVVRAYAWLVDAFLRSALVSAFSIMLGVLGAFGQGILMVVFFVVWWFFPVFFEIYASGQTPGKKLMGLRVVQQNGTPVDWSGSILRNFLRVVDFLPFLYLIGLVSMLIDRSFRRLGDLAAATLVVYASTPTARVQEVPEVIPVLPPVPLALDEQRAVIAFVERSPFLTPERSSELAGILVPLLGDDEPIGRLGRIAAFLVGRSLPERP, translated from the coding sequence ATGATCGACACCGTCCACTTCGTACAGACCCCAGAAGGCGTCGAACTCGAGTTGCGTGTAGCGGGTCCCGTGGTCCGTGCCTACGCATGGCTGGTCGATGCGTTCCTTCGCTCGGCACTGGTGTCCGCATTTAGCATTATGCTCGGGGTCCTCGGTGCTTTCGGCCAGGGAATCCTGATGGTCGTGTTCTTTGTGGTCTGGTGGTTCTTTCCTGTGTTCTTCGAGATCTACGCCTCAGGCCAGACACCCGGCAAGAAGCTCATGGGGCTGCGCGTCGTTCAGCAGAATGGTACGCCCGTGGATTGGTCCGGTTCCATCCTGCGCAACTTTTTGCGGGTAGTGGACTTCCTGCCATTTCTGTACCTGATCGGACTCGTGTCGATGCTGATCGACCGCAGCTTTCGTCGGCTCGGAGACCTGGCCGCTGCGACACTTGTCGTCTATGCATCAACTCCGACCGCTCGGGTCCAGGAGGTCCCGGAAGTCATCCCTGTCTTGCCCCCGGTTCCTCTCGCTCTGGACGAACAGCGTGCGGTCATTGCCTTCGTCGAGCGTTCACCGTTTCTCACACCCGAACGCTCTTCTGAACTCGCCGGAATTCTCGTGCCGCTGCTGGGTGATGATGAACCGATAGGGCGATTGGGGCGGATCGCCGCTTTCCTGGTGGGTCGTAGCCTTCCGGAGCGTCCGTGA
- a CDS encoding CHASE2 domain-containing protein → MNTAAEIPLVLVHRHFLATSTAIAVALLAACAIWSEDGKSLTQAFADAALHLASLIPPEPVSDLPDVMIVALDPASLRAVPDSWPWPRSHFVSALERLSGAGAVSVSLHLPLREANSIQSEPAFPDEMKAYGPIVQRGPAPGFSEQVRANGNVRSLRGVPIDYRRAHPEIPVIPIVRVLSGSFDASEIAGRHVLIGPTSAELGDLWPTPIGPSRPGVWIEALALRGESARELGLSTLKPVGKAGSFAFVLLVSGIAAIIGTSASPRRFLALAGLAIGSGMTSLAALVLHGLQLDPVLPASAIAIHGILALDQVRRRATRLERGPEGQVSYVPSGSHSEQTGSEPGLDLALRLLGEAISANSVALFRARADGTLSDSRAGWNARGFHQAGDFGTACEALSSERMRVFEGSIPGTDCSGLAVYAPLFAERSAVGVLVLERGDPSRLDEHQIRTIKSVGTQLALALDSARRLEDVTQKFTASITAIASAVEARDGYTHDHCPRLAALSLLVGQRLGLSEGELEGLGIGALLHDLGKVGVREEILMCQGKLTPDDRFEIEKHPVIGHRIVSGIPGLSPTTLSCVRHHHERWDGTGYPDGLAGDEIPISARIVSVVDVWEALSSARPHKPEFDALRIREIMRKDSGIRFDPVIVDLFFSVLDTEGEEVLALIDSSAREKT, encoded by the coding sequence GTGAACACCGCCGCCGAAATACCACTCGTGCTCGTGCATCGTCATTTCCTGGCCACCTCAACGGCGATTGCCGTTGCGTTGCTGGCTGCCTGCGCAATCTGGTCTGAAGATGGGAAATCCCTGACCCAGGCGTTTGCTGACGCTGCTTTGCATCTCGCTAGCTTGATTCCACCAGAGCCGGTATCAGACTTGCCGGATGTGATGATCGTCGCACTGGATCCCGCCAGTCTACGAGCTGTTCCCGACTCCTGGCCATGGCCGCGTTCACACTTCGTCAGCGCGCTCGAACGTCTCAGCGGAGCCGGCGCGGTATCCGTTTCTCTTCACCTGCCGCTTCGGGAAGCGAACTCCATCCAGAGCGAGCCAGCCTTCCCGGACGAGATGAAGGCCTACGGGCCCATCGTGCAACGCGGGCCCGCGCCGGGGTTTTCTGAGCAGGTTCGAGCGAACGGAAATGTAAGATCCCTTCGAGGCGTGCCCATCGACTATCGTCGTGCACACCCGGAAATCCCGGTGATCCCGATCGTGCGAGTTCTCTCCGGAAGCTTCGATGCTTCCGAGATCGCGGGCCGCCATGTGCTGATCGGTCCCACCAGTGCCGAACTCGGAGACCTTTGGCCGACTCCAATCGGACCGAGCCGGCCCGGGGTCTGGATCGAAGCGCTGGCCCTACGCGGCGAATCCGCACGGGAGTTGGGGCTCTCGACCTTGAAACCTGTGGGCAAAGCAGGGTCGTTCGCCTTCGTACTGCTCGTTTCGGGAATCGCTGCGATCATCGGCACGAGCGCCAGCCCACGACGCTTCCTCGCATTGGCCGGATTGGCGATTGGCAGCGGAATGACTTCGCTGGCCGCCCTGGTGCTCCACGGATTGCAGCTCGATCCGGTACTACCTGCAAGCGCGATCGCAATCCACGGAATACTTGCACTCGATCAAGTGCGCCGCCGGGCGACCCGACTCGAGCGTGGGCCGGAGGGACAGGTCTCATACGTCCCGTCAGGTTCGCACTCGGAACAGACCGGTAGTGAACCCGGCCTTGATCTTGCGCTGCGTCTTCTGGGCGAAGCGATCTCGGCAAACAGCGTGGCGCTATTTCGCGCTCGTGCCGATGGGACCCTCTCCGATTCACGCGCTGGGTGGAACGCAAGGGGCTTCCATCAGGCTGGAGACTTCGGTACAGCCTGTGAGGCACTCTCCAGCGAACGTATGCGCGTCTTTGAAGGGAGCATCCCCGGAACGGACTGCTCGGGTCTCGCGGTATACGCTCCCCTCTTCGCAGAAAGATCTGCGGTCGGAGTATTGGTACTCGAGCGGGGGGATCCGTCCCGACTCGATGAGCATCAGATACGCACGATCAAGAGCGTGGGCACGCAACTCGCCCTGGCCCTTGATAGCGCGCGTCGCCTTGAAGACGTTACGCAGAAGTTCACTGCTTCGATCACGGCGATCGCGAGTGCCGTCGAGGCACGTGACGGGTATACGCATGATCACTGCCCACGCCTTGCCGCGCTTTCGCTGCTAGTGGGGCAGAGACTGGGATTGTCGGAGGGGGAGCTGGAAGGTCTTGGGATCGGTGCCCTACTACACGACCTGGGCAAGGTGGGTGTGCGCGAAGAGATCCTGATGTGCCAAGGGAAGCTCACGCCCGATGACCGTTTCGAGATAGAGAAACACCCGGTGATCGGTCATCGGATCGTCTCGGGCATTCCAGGCCTTTCCCCAACCACTCTATCCTGCGTGCGCCATCACCATGAACGCTGGGATGGAACCGGCTATCCCGACGGCCTTGCGGGAGATGAAATCCCGATCTCAGCACGCATCGTATCGGTTGTCGATGTCTGGGAAGCGCTCTCGAGCGCCCGCCCACATAAGCCGGAGTTCGATGCTCTGCGCATCCGCGAAATCATGCGAAAGGACAGTGGTATTCGTTTCGATCCTGTGATCGTTGACCTGTTTTTCAGTGTTCTCGACACCGAAGGTGAAGAAGTACTTGCGCTTATTGATAGCTCTGCCCGGGAGAAAACTTGA
- a CDS encoding DUF58 domain-containing protein, which yields MSPAPRLLWLLGVWLILAVAVAFAPSLLIAWKISGGVLAGLATIDAMVAWFPAPANIERIVSHNLSVGDWTPVIVRAANLGARRLDFTLHDHHPTSAEVRGVPSTISLAAGENVEISYQIYPRERGIFIFEPPAFLIRSPFRFWVRRRRLGPTHEVRVYPNFRAVMKYNLLATDNRTSALGIRRRPRRGEGLDFLQLREYRDGDSLRQIDWKATLRLRKTISREYQDERDQQIVFLLDCGRKMHSRDDELSHFDHALNSVLLLAHVALRQGDAVGLSTFSGPERWLAPRKGTGHLNAMLNSVFDLQTSTQASDYVSAAQGLARRVNKRALVVLVSNLRDEDHEELALAARLLGRKHLVLLASMKEAVLAKTLAQPVQGFESALRVAATHQYAHYRRRAHENLRRTGVLSLDVEPQQLAVALVNGYLDIKSRGVL from the coding sequence GTGAGTCCTGCTCCGCGACTCCTCTGGTTGCTCGGTGTCTGGCTCATTCTGGCGGTAGCGGTAGCCTTCGCTCCTTCACTCTTGATCGCCTGGAAGATCTCAGGAGGAGTACTCGCCGGACTCGCGACCATTGACGCGATGGTCGCCTGGTTCCCTGCTCCTGCGAACATCGAACGAATCGTTTCGCACAATCTCTCGGTCGGTGATTGGACCCCTGTTATCGTGCGCGCTGCGAACCTGGGTGCTCGGCGCCTGGATTTCACCTTGCATGATCACCATCCGACCAGCGCAGAGGTTCGTGGTGTGCCAAGCACGATCTCACTGGCGGCCGGTGAAAATGTCGAGATCAGCTATCAGATCTATCCGCGAGAACGGGGAATTTTCATTTTCGAACCTCCCGCATTTCTCATCCGGTCGCCGTTCCGATTCTGGGTACGCAGACGCCGTCTGGGTCCAACACACGAGGTCCGTGTGTATCCGAACTTTCGAGCCGTGATGAAGTACAACCTGCTCGCGACGGACAATCGAACCAGTGCGCTCGGTATCCGGCGCAGACCGCGGCGTGGTGAAGGACTGGACTTCTTGCAGCTACGCGAATATCGCGATGGAGATTCTCTGCGGCAGATCGACTGGAAGGCGACGCTTCGCTTGCGGAAGACAATCTCGCGGGAATACCAGGACGAGCGCGATCAACAGATCGTGTTCCTATTGGATTGCGGTCGCAAGATGCATTCCCGCGATGATGAGCTCTCGCACTTCGATCACGCACTCAACTCTGTTCTGCTGCTCGCTCACGTCGCCTTACGTCAAGGTGACGCCGTTGGCCTATCTACTTTCAGCGGACCCGAGCGCTGGCTTGCACCCCGGAAGGGTACGGGGCATCTGAACGCGATGCTGAATTCGGTCTTCGACCTGCAGACCAGTACGCAGGCGTCGGACTATGTGAGTGCAGCTCAGGGACTCGCGCGGCGGGTCAACAAACGAGCTCTGGTGGTGCTGGTTTCCAATTTGCGCGATGAGGATCACGAGGAACTGGCTCTGGCAGCGCGTCTTCTCGGCCGCAAGCATCTGGTGCTTCTGGCGAGCATGAAAGAAGCCGTGCTGGCCAAAACGCTCGCGCAACCGGTACAGGGCTTCGAGTCGGCGCTGCGCGTTGCGGCGACCCATCAGTACGCACACTATCGGCGTCGCGCGCATGAGAATCTGCGCCGTACAGGAGTCTTGAGTCTTGACGTCGAACCACAGCAACTGGCCGTTGCATTGGTGAACGGCTATCTGGACATCAAGTCCAGAGGCGTTCTCTGA
- a CDS encoding DUF4350 domain-containing protein, producing MSTSSTKLSWLVVSLIALLVLYFFMNFERATREITVGFRGEAETNRYLVAQRLLESMGVRTHPVHGIQELDEEPLSEATILLPTRRRTLSRERSERLLDWVRRGGHLIVLAWIDSENPEKRTDHLLDPLHFEQYVAEVGSRNLSIDPNAPPGNEHEGESYLDYTAIARIHFRDRDDPLLAEFYPQYSLVRTQGPVRWSISDRNGAHVMQIDLGTGLLTVMTDDSIFANNSIGDHDHAELFWRLLHGSGRDGPIWIVSSEDFPGAWSLLVSKAWMVLSSLIILVCAWIWSVSLRSGPRQPDEQEQRRRLMEHVEASGRFQWRLGEGTVLTAAVRAAVMDRVRQRHPGWVALSPAEISQRLAELVDLPAESVARALIFQRKTDRERFPQDIATLEKIRRAL from the coding sequence ATGAGCACGTCTTCCACGAAGCTGAGCTGGCTGGTCGTTTCGCTGATCGCGTTGCTCGTTCTGTACTTCTTCATGAATTTCGAACGCGCCACGCGCGAGATCACCGTCGGATTTCGCGGAGAGGCGGAGACCAATCGCTATCTGGTCGCGCAACGCCTGCTCGAGAGCATGGGGGTCAGAACACATCCGGTCCACGGAATCCAGGAACTCGACGAGGAACCTCTGAGCGAGGCGACGATTCTATTGCCGACGCGGCGCAGAACTCTGTCCCGGGAACGCTCGGAGCGACTCTTGGACTGGGTGAGGCGAGGTGGACATCTGATCGTTCTCGCCTGGATCGATAGTGAGAACCCCGAAAAACGAACGGATCATCTACTCGACCCTCTCCACTTCGAACAATACGTCGCAGAGGTCGGCTCCCGTAACCTGTCCATCGATCCGAACGCACCGCCGGGTAACGAGCACGAAGGCGAGTCCTATCTCGACTACACGGCGATTGCGCGCATCCATTTCCGAGACCGGGACGATCCGCTCCTCGCGGAATTCTATCCTCAGTACAGTCTCGTCCGGACTCAGGGACCCGTACGCTGGTCGATATCCGACAGGAATGGAGCGCATGTGATGCAGATCGATCTGGGAACAGGTCTGCTCACTGTCATGACGGACGACTCCATCTTTGCCAACAACAGTATCGGAGACCACGACCACGCCGAACTGTTCTGGCGTCTGCTTCACGGCTCCGGGCGAGACGGTCCCATCTGGATCGTGTCGAGTGAGGATTTCCCGGGTGCCTGGTCGCTATTGGTCTCGAAGGCCTGGATGGTACTGAGCAGCCTGATCATTCTGGTGTGTGCATGGATCTGGTCCGTCTCGCTCCGCTCCGGTCCCCGGCAACCCGACGAGCAGGAACAACGCCGCCGCCTGATGGAACACGTCGAAGCTTCCGGTCGTTTCCAATGGCGCCTCGGGGAAGGGACTGTCCTGACCGCAGCCGTTCGCGCGGCCGTGATGGATCGTGTGCGGCAGCGCCATCCGGGCTGGGTCGCGCTCTCGCCAGCTGAGATCAGTCAACGATTGGCCGAACTCGTGGATCTGCCTGCTGAAAGCGTTGCCCGCGCCCTGATCTTCCAGCGCAAAACGGATCGCGAGCGCTTTCCGCAAGACATTGCCACCTTGGAGAAAATCAGAAGGGCACTATGA
- a CDS encoding stage II sporulation protein M codes for MKQQFFEQLGEARWSELRSILDALDHGRTADTKDFPRLYRRVCQDLALARDRRFGARLVDLLNELTLRGHRHLYEARVRRANGIRRFVVGEFPRAVRAEWKLVLLASLLFYGSGVVTGWLVYDNPDLVYSFISADQIEEIESMYRPGNHPIGDRGSDDDVAMFGFYIWNNVSIAFRTFASGLFFGVGTLFVLISNGLFLGIVATHLAQVGSSSTFFPFVIGHGAFELTAIVLAGVAGLRLGLSLLAPGPFSRLQSLRRAARRSLLIVYGVGGMLFIAALIEAFWSPNTVFPPTVKYTVGVVFWLLVGSYFVFPGRGYAD; via the coding sequence GTGAAACAGCAGTTTTTCGAACAACTGGGAGAGGCGCGGTGGAGTGAACTGCGAAGCATCCTCGATGCATTGGATCACGGCCGGACCGCGGATACGAAGGACTTTCCGCGCTTGTATCGGCGTGTATGCCAGGACCTGGCGCTTGCCCGGGATCGCCGTTTTGGGGCGCGCCTCGTCGATTTACTGAATGAACTCACGCTTCGAGGTCATCGTCACCTGTATGAAGCGCGAGTGCGTCGCGCCAATGGGATCAGGCGCTTTGTGGTTGGTGAGTTCCCGCGCGCGGTGCGCGCCGAGTGGAAGCTGGTGCTTCTGGCTTCGTTGCTGTTTTACGGTTCAGGAGTAGTGACGGGTTGGTTGGTCTACGACAACCCCGATCTGGTCTACAGTTTCATTTCGGCGGACCAGATCGAAGAGATCGAGTCGATGTACCGCCCGGGAAATCATCCGATCGGAGACCGCGGTAGCGACGACGATGTGGCCATGTTCGGATTCTACATCTGGAACAATGTCTCGATCGCCTTCCGCACCTTTGCCAGCGGCCTGTTTTTTGGGGTGGGGACGCTCTTCGTCTTGATTTCCAACGGCCTGTTCCTGGGAATCGTCGCTACCCACCTCGCGCAGGTTGGTTCCTCTTCGACCTTCTTTCCCTTCGTGATCGGACACGGAGCTTTCGAGTTGACTGCGATCGTGCTCGCTGGCGTTGCAGGTTTGCGTCTCGGCCTCTCACTCCTCGCACCGGGTCCCTTCAGTCGACTCCAATCTCTTAGAAGAGCCGCTCGGCGCAGCTTGCTGATCGTCTACGGAGTTGGCGGTATGCTCTTCATCGCTGCGCTGATCGAAGCCTTCTGGTCGCCGAACACGGTCTTTCCTCCAACTGTGAAATACACGGTGGGAGTGGTGTTCTGGCTGCTGGTTGGCTCGTATTTCGTTTTTCCGGGGCGCGGGTATGCAGACTGA
- a CDS encoding MoxR family ATPase: MSTPNEGIQTERPDLQLAAQQTRRIRDEVRKVVIGQDEVIDQVLVGLFAAGHVLIEGVPGLGKTLLARALARSFDGATSRIQFTPDLMPADVVGHVIYDAQSAELRVRKGPVFTNLLLADEINRAPAKTQAALLEVMQEHQVTLEGNSMPVPRPFMTLATQNPIEQEGTYPLPEAQIDRFLLKIQIEYPAEQAEFDLVERVTRNRVGDGLDTEAVQPVIDVAGVARLQAASSQVLVDERVSQYAVRIVRSTREWAGVALGAGPRGGLALVRASRAHALLNGRDFVTPDDVKAIAIPALRHRLLLSPEIELEGQRSDDLLSALLDHVEVPRL, translated from the coding sequence ATGAGCACTCCGAACGAAGGGATACAGACGGAACGACCGGATCTGCAACTGGCGGCCCAGCAGACCCGACGCATCCGTGACGAGGTTCGCAAGGTCGTAATCGGTCAGGACGAAGTGATCGATCAAGTATTGGTGGGACTCTTTGCTGCGGGTCACGTGCTGATCGAGGGTGTTCCCGGATTGGGCAAGACTCTGCTTGCTCGCGCGCTTGCGCGCAGTTTCGACGGCGCGACCTCCAGAATCCAGTTCACACCCGATCTCATGCCGGCCGACGTGGTCGGCCACGTGATCTACGATGCGCAGTCTGCGGAACTTCGGGTGCGCAAAGGGCCGGTGTTCACAAATCTGTTACTCGCAGATGAGATCAATCGCGCTCCGGCCAAGACACAGGCAGCGCTCCTCGAGGTCATGCAGGAACACCAGGTAACGCTCGAAGGGAACTCCATGCCAGTTCCTCGACCGTTCATGACGCTGGCCACGCAGAATCCGATCGAGCAGGAGGGGACCTATCCGCTACCCGAGGCGCAGATCGATCGTTTCTTGCTGAAGATCCAGATCGAATATCCGGCCGAACAGGCGGAATTCGATCTCGTGGAGCGGGTCACCCGGAATCGAGTTGGAGATGGGCTCGACACCGAGGCCGTACAACCCGTCATCGACGTCGCCGGAGTTGCTCGCTTGCAAGCCGCATCGTCGCAGGTGCTCGTAGACGAGCGTGTGAGTCAGTATGCAGTCCGCATCGTGCGCAGTACACGCGAGTGGGCTGGCGTGGCGTTGGGTGCGGGGCCACGTGGAGGACTTGCGCTTGTGAGGGCGTCCCGCGCACACGCGCTTCTGAACGGACGCGATTTCGTCACTCCCGACGACGTGAAAGCGATCGCGATTCCAGCGCTGCGTCATCGACTCCTTCTTTCTCCGGAAATCGAGCTGGAAGGTCAGCGTTCCGACGATCTGCTCTCGGCGCTTCTGGACCACGTCGAAGTGCCGCGCTTGTGA
- a CDS encoding DUF4129 domain-containing protein, whose amino-acid sequence MQTEDIQVASRSRSGWEAVDLGFSMVRTWWKPLYGAWIVLVWPVALLLQLVLIEHLWVVPLVLLWLKPLFDRVAMYVLSEALFGKAPSLRETILAAPGLLRTGVIASLTWLRFTPLRSFSMPVLQLEGARGERRRDRTRLLIGRESHIGMSHLLACFHFEVLLYLGSFYLLWSFIPREVDIDFTTFLFDIESPGQQILSNTIYILSVTLVEPFYVAGGFGLYINRRMYLEGWDIELAFRRLANRVEAERSRAPGVATTLVFFLVLGAAAFPKNAVADETVPARIACPAARPQDASDCIARILEQPEFDTTEEETFWRRVGGPEEEENPEPVSPGALDGLFELFGSVLSAVFKSIAWIAIFTGVAILGYLVSRYSARSGVEDPESMDEPEFRFGLDLRPESLPDDILAAARAAYQAGDPAGALSLLYRGALIYLTRDRGLDLPASATEGECTRLASHRLDAGLARDFGDLTLAWQFCAYGSKEPGFEAFAELCERWRPYLQAAA is encoded by the coding sequence ATGCAGACTGAGGATATCCAGGTCGCCAGTCGCTCCCGTAGTGGTTGGGAAGCCGTCGATCTGGGGTTCAGCATGGTGCGGACCTGGTGGAAACCCCTGTACGGCGCGTGGATCGTGCTGGTCTGGCCCGTTGCGCTGCTTCTACAGTTGGTGTTGATAGAACATCTCTGGGTCGTACCGCTCGTGCTTCTCTGGCTGAAGCCGCTATTCGATCGCGTCGCGATGTATGTGTTGAGCGAAGCGCTGTTTGGAAAGGCGCCGAGCTTGAGAGAGACGATTCTGGCTGCACCCGGCTTGTTGCGAACCGGCGTCATAGCGTCTCTGACGTGGTTGCGTTTTACGCCGCTGCGCTCGTTTTCGATGCCCGTGCTCCAACTCGAAGGGGCTCGGGGCGAGCGCCGTCGTGACCGGACGAGACTTCTGATCGGTCGCGAAAGCCATATTGGAATGAGTCATCTCCTGGCGTGCTTTCATTTCGAAGTACTGCTGTATCTTGGCAGCTTCTACCTTCTCTGGAGCTTCATACCCAGAGAGGTCGATATCGACTTCACGACTTTCCTGTTCGATATCGAATCACCGGGTCAGCAGATCCTTTCAAACACAATCTATATCCTGAGTGTGACGTTAGTGGAGCCGTTCTACGTCGCGGGCGGCTTCGGCCTGTACATCAATCGCCGTATGTATCTCGAAGGTTGGGATATCGAGCTGGCGTTCCGTCGTCTCGCGAATCGAGTGGAGGCCGAGCGGTCCCGTGCGCCGGGAGTCGCGACGACGTTGGTATTCTTTCTGGTACTGGGAGCGGCCGCATTTCCCAAGAATGCGGTGGCCGATGAGACGGTTCCGGCCAGGATCGCCTGTCCAGCCGCCCGGCCTCAAGATGCGTCGGACTGCATTGCGCGAATCCTGGAGCAGCCGGAGTTTGATACGACCGAGGAAGAAACCTTCTGGAGAAGGGTCGGCGGCCCAGAAGAAGAGGAGAACCCGGAGCCAGTCTCTCCCGGTGCTCTGGATGGATTGTTCGAACTCTTCGGGTCGGTTCTTTCCGCGGTGTTCAAGAGCATTGCGTGGATCGCGATTTTCACCGGCGTGGCGATTCTGGGCTATCTGGTGTCGCGTTACTCGGCTCGTTCCGGGGTCGAGGATCCTGAGTCGATGGATGAACCAGAGTTCCGCTTTGGACTCGATCTTCGACCGGAGTCGCTCCCGGACGATATTCTCGCGGCAGCCCGCGCTGCTTACCAGGCAGGGGATCCCGCTGGCGCGCTCAGCCTGCTCTATCGCGGCGCGCTGATTTACCTGACCCGCGATCGGGGTCTTGACCTGCCAGCGAGCGCTACCGAAGGTGAGTGCACGCGTCTGGCGAGCCACCGGCTCGACGCCGGACTGGCCCGTGATTTCGGCGATCTCACTCTGGCTTGGCAATTCTGCGCATACGGAAGCAAGGAACCCGGTTTCGAAGCATTCGCCGAACTCTGTGAGCGCTGGCGTCCATATCTTCAGGCTGCCGCATGA
- a CDS encoding ferredoxin, with protein sequence MKIVVDYDLCEANAVCEGQAPEIFKVDEEDCLHLLEESPGDDKREKIESAVRLCPRQALSIQEG encoded by the coding sequence ATGAAAATCGTAGTTGACTATGACCTTTGCGAAGCGAACGCTGTCTGCGAGGGACAAGCGCCAGAGATCTTCAAGGTCGATGAGGAAGACTGCCTCCACTTGCTGGAAGAGAGCCCTGGAGATGACAAGCGCGAGAAGATCGAGTCGGCCGTCCGACTATGCCCGCGCCAGGCGCTTTCCATTCAAGAAGGCTGA
- a CDS encoding pyridoxal phosphate-dependent aminotransferase, translated as MSFDDLDIAQLRKRRGEKWQRYPDDVIPAWVADMDFRVAEPIEQYLKEALLETDIGYPNNPTAAGLPSVFARRAQERWGWKVDPRRVEVLTDVVQGMYIGLWVLSEAGEAAIIQTPVYTPFIDCVEEVGRRQITNQLVRGDKAYEIDFEALRNSIDPRTRVLMLCNPQNPTGRVFRRDELEQLAEIAIEHDLYVISDEIHSDLVFAGSEHIPIASLRPEIEARTLTLTSATKAFNIAGLRTAVAVFGSEALMTRFNSLPRHIRGGLGMLGLHATEIAWTQCDEWLNSVLAYLDGNRNFIEDFVRERMPGIGFQRPEATYLGWLDCRELGLPGDPYEFFLKQARVGLSSGPRFGPGGEGFVRVNFATSRVILTEVLERMAKSIS; from the coding sequence ATGAGCTTCGACGACCTGGACATCGCTCAGCTGAGGAAGCGACGGGGCGAAAAATGGCAGCGGTACCCTGACGACGTGATTCCGGCCTGGGTCGCCGATATGGACTTCCGCGTTGCCGAGCCCATCGAGCAGTACTTGAAGGAAGCCCTGCTCGAAACCGACATCGGCTACCCAAACAATCCCACCGCGGCGGGATTGCCATCGGTTTTCGCTCGCCGGGCCCAGGAACGCTGGGGCTGGAAGGTCGATCCACGACGAGTAGAGGTCCTGACTGACGTCGTTCAGGGGATGTACATCGGACTCTGGGTGCTTTCCGAAGCCGGCGAGGCAGCCATCATACAGACTCCTGTGTATACCCCATTCATCGATTGCGTCGAGGAAGTCGGCCGCCGGCAAATCACCAACCAACTGGTGCGCGGCGACAAAGCCTATGAGATCGACTTCGAGGCTCTGCGCAACAGCATCGACCCGCGTACACGTGTCCTCATGCTCTGCAATCCGCAGAACCCGACCGGGCGTGTCTTCAGACGTGACGAACTCGAACAACTGGCCGAGATCGCGATCGAACACGATCTGTATGTAATCTCGGATGAGATTCACAGCGACCTTGTTTTTGCCGGCTCCGAGCACATCCCGATCGCTTCGCTCCGCCCCGAGATCGAAGCGCGTACTCTCACACTAACTTCCGCAACCAAAGCGTTCAATATTGCGGGTCTGCGCACGGCGGTCGCGGTTTTCGGCAGCGAAGCCCTCATGACTCGCTTCAACTCTCTTCCTCGACATATCCGCGGCGGACTGGGAATGCTCGGTCTGCACGCGACCGAGATCGCCTGGACGCAATGCGATGAATGGCTCAACTCGGTGCTGGCCTACCTCGACGGCAATCGGAATTTCATCGAGGATTTCGTGCGCGAGCGGATGCCGGGGATCGGATTCCAACGACCGGAAGCTACCTACCTGGGCTGGCTCGATTGCCGCGAACTCGGACTTCCGGGCGATCCGTACGAGTTTTTCCTGAAACAGGCTCGCGTGGGCTTGTCGAGCGGACCCAGATTCGGTCCGGGCGGAGAGGGCTTCGTTCGCGTCAATTTCGCGACCTCGAGGGTAATCCTCACAGAGGTGCTCGAGCGCATGGCGAAGTCCATCTCGTAG